The proteins below come from a single Ailuropoda melanoleuca isolate Jingjing chromosome 1, ASM200744v2, whole genome shotgun sequence genomic window:
- the LOC117801377 gene encoding keratin-associated protein 15-1-like codes for MHYNCSPGNFSSHSLGGYLGYPVSTYDSFYPSNVVYSPSTCQLGSSVLGGYQETCCEPTSCGTSCAGARSYQTSCFCPKNSIFFSPCQTNYTGSLASISTSQRPCVITDIGQATR; via the coding sequence ATGCATTACAACTGCAGCCCTGGAAacttctcctcccactctcttGGAGGTTACTTGGGATACCCAGTTTCCACCTATGATTCTTTCTACCCCAGCAATGTAGTCTACTCTCCCAGCACCTGCCAGCTGGGATCCTCTGTCCTTGGTGGCTATCAGGAGACCTGCTGTGAGCCCACCAGCTGCGGGACGTCCTGTGCTGGGGCCAGATCCTACCAGACATCCTGCTTCTGCCCAAAGAATTCCATCTTCTTCAGTCCCTGCCAAACAAATTACACAGGGTCTCTGGCCAGTATTTCCACATCCCAGAGACCCTGTGTAATCACGGATATTGGACAGGCTACACGTTAA